In the Lysinibacillus sp. PLM2 genome, one interval contains:
- the znuC gene encoding high-affinity zinc uptake system ATP-binding protein ZnuC, protein MTESTIGLKNVTFGYSQKVIVENLSFSIKQGQFVAITGENGAAKTTAMKLLVGLLKPWKGTRQWPKQIRASYVPQQVASIEQDFPSTVTEFILSGSWKLKKWFEPISKEDIKRAKGFIRQFDLGTVANQPIGKLSGGQKQKACIVRALMENPAILLLDEPATGMDEKMRRMLYETLKNLCPQVTIVMITHHIHELEPYIDQLIHLERRQEHCLN, encoded by the coding sequence ATGACAGAGTCGACAATTGGTTTGAAAAATGTAACATTTGGCTATTCGCAAAAAGTGATAGTGGAGAATCTATCTTTTTCAATTAAACAAGGTCAATTTGTAGCGATTACGGGAGAAAATGGTGCTGCAAAAACTACAGCTATGAAGCTATTAGTAGGTCTTTTAAAACCATGGAAAGGGACTCGACAATGGCCTAAACAAATAAGGGCAAGCTATGTACCGCAGCAGGTTGCATCCATTGAACAGGATTTCCCTAGTACAGTTACAGAATTTATTCTTTCTGGTTCGTGGAAGTTAAAAAAATGGTTTGAACCAATTTCAAAAGAAGACATAAAAAGAGCAAAAGGATTTATACGACAATTTGATTTAGGAACTGTTGCAAATCAGCCAATTGGAAAGTTATCTGGAGGACAAAAACAAAAAGCATGTATTGTAAGAGCGCTAATGGAAAATCCAGCAATTCTACTATTAGATGAACCAGCTACTGGTATGGATGAAAAGATGCGACGTATGTTATATGAAACGCTAAAGAACTTGTGTCCTCAAGTGACTATTGTGATGATTACCCATCATATTCATGAATTAGAACCATATATCGACCAATTGATTCATCTTGAAAGAAGGCAAGAACATTGTTTGAATTAG